In Vigna unguiculata cultivar IT97K-499-35 chromosome 3, ASM411807v1, whole genome shotgun sequence, a single genomic region encodes these proteins:
- the LOC114178892 gene encoding uncharacterized protein LOC114178892 isoform X1 encodes MEDSEKLTALKKAYADIILNTAKEAAARIMVSERKASRFQQELVSTKEEALQMLLRLKQMFDSKVSEAELMSLNQQNKIEELEAQLQEAEEIVRDLRAELRETQAELETMMKHQMQPPVEKNKEDEILAQENFLQENRLDHDGSIYSAPGLQFESVSISQTRNPTINGSLDSSKFCGSHDHTNNCYIHNPDFASIVIRRKEPKLYRNGCTQRIHAFERSLFDANVSVSGNLDNVQDETLVSVHEEGKSMSVSTNANDDVICEKEKPDEVKVVKADADLVKAPVHRKKRRFGKRKATKSGLHSNQVKETKKESGLSCAKHSPLVLDNDDPSKVSSSMACENETLKDIMSTVVDVPTDTTAMNEQSRSHSNTENGEVLLEACSTRSKIKADKEPMDKSDLTRQDSLSAESVEVPACKSIEASNESLDKMDPKVSDVDAKVSNRPTSDRFLKYTFCRKRKKEAVSCDEDCSRDNTDSKKRCAEKQDDHVDPQKSCTMTESSRDSRRLAQVARQPWHHLGDDDSN; translated from the exons ATGGAGGATTCCGAG AAATTGACGGCGTTGAAGAAGGCTTACGCCGATATCATCCTCAACACGGCGAAGGAGGCCGCGGCGCGTATCATGGTGTCGGAGCGGAAAGCCTCGCGCTTTCAGCAGGAACTTGTTTCTACCAAGGAAGAAGCACTTCAAATGCTGCTTAGGCTCAAACAAATGTTCGATTCTAAG GTCAGTGAAGCAGAGCTGATGTCATTGAATCAGCAGAACAAAATTGAGGAGCTTGAAGCTCAGCTCCAGGAAGCCGAGGAAATAGTTAGAGACTTAAGAGCAGAGTTGAGAGAAACCCAGGCTGAGCTGGAGACTATGATGAAACACCAAATGCAACCCCCTGTggagaaaaacaaagaagatgAAATTTTAGCTCAGGAAAATTTTCTGCAAGAGAACAGACTTGATCATGATGGATCTATTTATTCTGCACCTGGTTTACAGTTTGAATCAGTCTCTATTTCTCAAACCCGAAATCCAACTATAAATGGATCCCTTGATAGCAGTAAGTTCTGTGGGTCACATGATCATACAAACAACTGCTACATTCATAACCCAGACTTTGCATCCATAGTCATTAGGAGGAAAGAGCCGAAGCTCTACAGAAATGGATGCACTCAGAGAATACATGCATTTGAAAGGAGCCTTTTTGATGCCAACGTGTCTGTTTCAGGAAACCTAGATAATGTACAAGATGAAACTTTAGTGAGTGTGCATGAAGAAGGTAAATCAATGAGCGTATCAACTAATGCCAACGATGATGTTATTTGTGAAAAGGAGAAACCAGATGAAGTTAAAGTGGTGAAAGCAGATGCTGACCTTGTCAAAGCTCCAGTTCatagaaaaaagagaagatttGGGAAAAGGAAGGCTACTAAATCAGGATTACATTCTAACCAGGTTAaggaaacaaagaaagaatCAGGTCTGTCTTGTGCAAAACATTCTCCACTTGTATTGGATAACGATGACCCCTCAAAGGTGAGTTCTTCAATGGCATGTGAAAATGAAACTCTGAAGGATATAATGTCTACTGTTGTCGATGTACCCACAGACACAACTGCAATGAATGAGCAATCAAGATCTCATAGCAATACTGAAAATGGGGAAGTATTACTTGAAGCTTGTAGCACTCGGAGCAAAATTAAAGCTGACAAGGAACCGATGGATAAATCAGATTTAACAAGACAAGACAGTTTGTCTGCTGAAAGTGTGGAGGTTCCAGCTTGTAAAAGTATTGAAGCATCTAATGAGTCACTGGATAAAATGGACCCAAAAGTGTCTGATGTAGATGCAAAGGTTTCTAATCGGCCTACAAGTGATAGGTTTCTTAAGTACACATTCTGTAGAAAGCGTAAGAAGGAGGCTGTTAGCTGTGATGAAGATTGCTCTCGAGATAATACCGATTCAAAGAAAAGGTGTGCAGAGAAGCAAGATGATCATGTGGATCCTCAGAAATCTTGCACAATGACTGAATCATCTCGGGACAGCCGACGACTAGCACAGGTTGCTCGCCAG CCATGGCATCATCTTGGAGATGATGATTCCAATTAA
- the LOC114178892 gene encoding uncharacterized protein LOC114178892 isoform X2: MEDSEKLTALKKAYADIILNTAKEAAARIMVSERKASRFQQELVSTKEEALQMLLRLKQMFDSKVSEAELMSLNQQNKIEELEAQLQEAEEIVRDLRAELRETQAELETMMKHQMQPPVEKNKEDEILAQENFLQENRLDHDGSIYSAPGLQFESVSISQTRNPTINGSLDSSKFCGSHDHTNNCYIHNPDFASIVIRRKEPKLYRNGCTQRIHAFERSLFDANVSVSGNLDNVQDETLVSVHEEGKSMSVSTNANDDVICEKEKPDEVKVVKADADLVKAPVHRKKRRFGKRKATKSGLHSNQVKETKKESGLSCAKHSPLVLDNDDPSKVSSSMACENETLKDIMSTVVDVPTDTTAMNEQSRSHSNTENGEVLLEACSTRSKIKADKEPMDKSDLTRQDSLSAESVEVPACKSIEASNESLDKMDPKVSDVDAKVSNRPTSDRFLKYTFCRKRKKEAVSCDEDCSRDNTDSKKRCAEKQDDHVDPQKSCTMTESSRDSRRLAQVARQLISLSEKKWW; encoded by the exons ATGGAGGATTCCGAG AAATTGACGGCGTTGAAGAAGGCTTACGCCGATATCATCCTCAACACGGCGAAGGAGGCCGCGGCGCGTATCATGGTGTCGGAGCGGAAAGCCTCGCGCTTTCAGCAGGAACTTGTTTCTACCAAGGAAGAAGCACTTCAAATGCTGCTTAGGCTCAAACAAATGTTCGATTCTAAG GTCAGTGAAGCAGAGCTGATGTCATTGAATCAGCAGAACAAAATTGAGGAGCTTGAAGCTCAGCTCCAGGAAGCCGAGGAAATAGTTAGAGACTTAAGAGCAGAGTTGAGAGAAACCCAGGCTGAGCTGGAGACTATGATGAAACACCAAATGCAACCCCCTGTggagaaaaacaaagaagatgAAATTTTAGCTCAGGAAAATTTTCTGCAAGAGAACAGACTTGATCATGATGGATCTATTTATTCTGCACCTGGTTTACAGTTTGAATCAGTCTCTATTTCTCAAACCCGAAATCCAACTATAAATGGATCCCTTGATAGCAGTAAGTTCTGTGGGTCACATGATCATACAAACAACTGCTACATTCATAACCCAGACTTTGCATCCATAGTCATTAGGAGGAAAGAGCCGAAGCTCTACAGAAATGGATGCACTCAGAGAATACATGCATTTGAAAGGAGCCTTTTTGATGCCAACGTGTCTGTTTCAGGAAACCTAGATAATGTACAAGATGAAACTTTAGTGAGTGTGCATGAAGAAGGTAAATCAATGAGCGTATCAACTAATGCCAACGATGATGTTATTTGTGAAAAGGAGAAACCAGATGAAGTTAAAGTGGTGAAAGCAGATGCTGACCTTGTCAAAGCTCCAGTTCatagaaaaaagagaagatttGGGAAAAGGAAGGCTACTAAATCAGGATTACATTCTAACCAGGTTAaggaaacaaagaaagaatCAGGTCTGTCTTGTGCAAAACATTCTCCACTTGTATTGGATAACGATGACCCCTCAAAGGTGAGTTCTTCAATGGCATGTGAAAATGAAACTCTGAAGGATATAATGTCTACTGTTGTCGATGTACCCACAGACACAACTGCAATGAATGAGCAATCAAGATCTCATAGCAATACTGAAAATGGGGAAGTATTACTTGAAGCTTGTAGCACTCGGAGCAAAATTAAAGCTGACAAGGAACCGATGGATAAATCAGATTTAACAAGACAAGACAGTTTGTCTGCTGAAAGTGTGGAGGTTCCAGCTTGTAAAAGTATTGAAGCATCTAATGAGTCACTGGATAAAATGGACCCAAAAGTGTCTGATGTAGATGCAAAGGTTTCTAATCGGCCTACAAGTGATAGGTTTCTTAAGTACACATTCTGTAGAAAGCGTAAGAAGGAGGCTGTTAGCTGTGATGAAGATTGCTCTCGAGATAATACCGATTCAAAGAAAAGGTGTGCAGAGAAGCAAGATGATCATGTGGATCCTCAGAAATCTTGCACAATGACTGAATCATCTCGGGACAGCCGACGACTAGCACAGGTTGCTCGCCAG